The Balaenoptera acutorostrata chromosome 10, mBalAcu1.1, whole genome shotgun sequence genome has a window encoding:
- the ZBTB12 gene encoding zinc finger and BTB domain-containing protein 12 yields MASGVEVLRFQLPGHEAATLRNMNQLRAEERFCDVTIVADSLKFRGHKVILAACSPFLRDQFLLNPSSELQVSLMHSARIVADLLLSCYTGALEFAVRDIVNYLTAASYLQMEHVVEKCRNALSQFIEPKIGLKEDGVSDASLVSSVSATKSLLPPARTPKPAPKPPPPPPLPPPLLRPVKLEFPLDEDLELKAEEEDEDEDEDVSDICIVKVESALEVAHRLKPPGGLGGGLGIGGSVGSHLGELAQSSVPPSTVAPPQGVVKACYSLSEDAEGEGLLLIPGGRASVGATSGLVEAAAVAMAARGAGGSLGAGGSRGPLPGGFSSGNPLKNIKCTKCPEVFQGVEKLVFHMRAQHFIFMCPRCGKQFNHSSNLNRHMNVHRGVKSHSCGICGKCFTQKSTLHDHLNLHSGARPYRCSYCDVRFAHKPAIRRHLKEQHGKTTAENVLEASVAEINVLIR; encoded by the coding sequence ATGGCCTCTGGGGTGGAAGTCCTGCGCTTCCAGCTGCCCGGCCACGAGGCCGCTACGCTGCGGAACATGAACCAGCTCCGCGCAGAGGAGCGGTTCTGCGACGTGACCATTGTGGCCGACAGCCTCAAGTTCCGCGGCCACAAGGTCATCTTGGCCGCCTGCTCGCCGTTCCTGCGGGACCAGTTCCTgctgaatcccagctctgagTTGCAGGTCTCCCTGATGCACAGTGCACGCATAGTGGCTGACCTGCTCCTCTCTTGCTATACGGGCGCCCTGGAATTCGCCGTCAGGGACATTGTTAACTACCTGACGGCCGCCTCCTACCTGCAGATGGAGCACGTGGTGGAGAAATGCCGGAATGCCCTCAGCCAGTTCATCGAGCCCAAAATAGGCCTCAAAGAGGATGGGGTCAGCGATGCCAGCCTTGTGAGCAGTGTCAGTGCCACCaaatccctcctccctcccgccaGGACCCCGAAGCCAGCCCCcaaacccccacccccaccccctctcccccctccactcCTGCGGCCTGTGAAGCTGGAGTTCCCGCTGGATGAGGACCTAGAGCTGAAGGCCGAGgaagaggatgaggatgaggacgAGGACGTGTCTGACATCTGCATCGTCAAGGTGGAATCGGCCTTGGAGGTGGCACACCGGCTCAAACCTCCCGGAGGCCTGGGAGGAGGTCTGGGCATCGGAGGCTCTGTAGGCAGCCACCTTGGGGAGCTGGCCCAGAGCAGCGTGCCCCCCAGCACTGTGGCTCCACCACAGGGCGTGGTGAAAGCCTGCTACAGCCTGTCCGAGGACGCGGAAGGGGAGGGCCTGCTGTTGATCCCAGGAGGCCGGGCCAGCGTGGGGGCCACCTCAGGCCTGGTGGAGGCAGCAGCGGTGGCCATGGCtgcccggggggcggggggcagcctgggggcggggggcagtcgGGGACCCCTGCCCGGAGGCTTTTCCAGTGGCAATCCCCTAAAGAACATCAAGTGCACCAAGTGCCCGGAAGTGTTCCAGGGCGTGGAGAAGCTGGTCTTCCACATGCGGGCGCAGCACTTCATCTTCATGTGCCCGCGCTGCGGCAAGCAGTTCAACCACAGCAGCAACCTCAACCGCCACATGAACGTGCACCGCGGCGTCAAGTCGCACTCGTGTGGCATCTGCGGCAAGTGCTTCACGCAGAAGTCTACGCTGCACGACCACCTCAACCTCCACTCGGGAGCGAGGCCTTATCGCTGTTCCTACTGCGATGTGCGCTTCGCTCACAAGCCTGCTATTAGGCGGCACCTCAAGGAGCAGCACGGAAAGACCACGGCCGAGAACGTGCTGGAGGCCAGCGTGGCTGAGATCAACGTCCTCATCCGCTAG